From Verrucomicrobiia bacterium, the proteins below share one genomic window:
- a CDS encoding ROK family protein: protein MKTMAVDFGGRRIKLGLICNGTVLAQKIIAAQAEKPLRDRLDSLADALHQLCADAGTTARECDGLAIAYPSIIDTANARILDHFGKFSDGSSFNFREWAERTFGLPLAMDNDARMALIGEWRYGEWNDCNDIVMITLGTGIGVSAVLGGQVMRGAHGQAGILGGHITVNHLGRACICGNIGCAEAEASTSVLEKKFREKATHANIIPEESLVDYAAVFRLASEGDPRAKALADHSVQVWSALAVSLIHVFDPELLIMGGGVMGSADLILPQIQDYVNRHAHTPWGKVTVAASSLGEKAALLAGEWLLEDYLAA, encoded by the coding sequence ATGAAAACGATGGCCGTTGATTTCGGCGGGCGGCGCATCAAACTTGGCTTGATTTGCAATGGAACAGTTTTGGCGCAAAAAATCATTGCCGCCCAGGCTGAGAAACCTTTGCGAGACCGCCTTGATTCATTGGCCGACGCGCTTCACCAACTCTGCGCCGATGCGGGAACAACGGCTCGCGAGTGCGATGGGCTGGCGATCGCGTATCCCAGCATTATTGACACGGCCAACGCGCGTATCCTGGATCACTTTGGCAAATTCAGCGACGGCAGTTCGTTTAATTTTCGCGAATGGGCTGAACGCACTTTTGGATTGCCCCTGGCAATGGACAATGATGCCCGCATGGCACTCATCGGCGAATGGCGTTATGGAGAATGGAACGACTGCAATGATATCGTGATGATCACCCTTGGCACCGGGATCGGCGTTTCGGCGGTGCTGGGAGGCCAAGTGATGCGCGGGGCGCATGGCCAGGCCGGAATTCTCGGCGGACATATTACCGTCAATCACCTTGGCCGCGCTTGCATTTGCGGAAATATCGGCTGTGCGGAAGCGGAGGCCTCCACTTCCGTGCTGGAAAAAAAGTTCCGGGAAAAGGCAACGCACGCGAACATAATTCCCGAAGAATCACTGGTGGATTATGCGGCGGTTTTTCGTCTCGCGTCCGAGGGTGATCCGCGGGCCAAGGCCCTGGCCGACCATAGCGTCCAGGTTTGGTCCGCATTGGCGGTGAGTTTGATCCATGTATTCGATCCGGAATTATTGATTATGGGCGGCGGAGTCATGGGCAGCGCGGACCTCATTTTGCCGCAGATCCAGGATTACGTAAATCGCCACGCCCACACGCCGTGGGGCAAAGTGACCGTGGCCGCTTCGTCTCTGGGCGAAAAGGCCGCCCTGCTGGCCGGTGAATGGTTGTTGGAGGATTACCTGGCGGCATGA